The sequence AATTTGGAAATACCACACTTACATATCTAGAAGAAGGGTTGAGCTAAGAAGTGGAATAAATATTGCTCAAACATAGCTAGTTAAAAGGACTGCTATGAAAATTTTTCTACTTCTCTTACTTACACTAAGTACTATTTGGGCTACTAAAATAAATGATGTTGCTAATATTGTAGGTGTTCGTGAAAATCAGATTATCGGTTACTCTCTTGTAGTTGGTCTTCAAAAAACAGGAGATGGGACTACTTCAAAGTTTACACTCCAGTCCATCTCAAATATGTTAAAAGCCATGAATATTGACATGAATCCTATAGATATCAAATCAAAAAATGTCGCCGCTGTTGTTGTAACTGCAAATTTAGCTCCCTTTGCTAGACAAGGAGATAAGTTTGATATAACAGTCTCCTCCATCGGGGATGCAAAATCACTAGAGGGTGGAACACTTTTGATGACTCCACTAAAAGGTGTTGATGGGAAAATTTACGCACTTGCTCAAGGTCATATAAGCATCGGTGGAAAAAACACTAGAGGAGCAGGAAGTGAGTCGCACCCAACGGTAGGAATAGTATATGAGGGCGGATTTGTAGAGCGAGAGATAAACATAGATCTCTACAATCAAGAGTACGCAAACCTTTCACTAAAGGAGTCAAACTTTAAAAACAGTGTAGCAATCCAAAGAGCTATAAATGATTTTTACAACACTCAAGTTGCAGTTGCTATGGATCCAAGAACAATTCGCCTAAAAAAACCACAAAACAAGAGTATGATAGAGTTTTTAGCTGAGGTTCAAGGCATAGATATGGATTACAAACCTAAAAACAAAATCATCATAAATGAGAGAACAGGAACTATAATTGCTGGAGTCAATATAGAAGTAAAGCCTGTAGTTTTAACTCATGGAGATATAACTATAAAGATACTTGAGCAAGATAACTTGTCACAACCAGAGGGTGCTTTGACGGTGGATAATGACTTAGTCATTGGATTAAACCAAAATGAACTTTATACAAAAAGAGGAACTACTACTGTAGCAAATGTAGTTCGTTCACTTCAAAAGTTAGGAGCTACTCCAAAAGATATCATAGCTATACTTGAAGCTATGAAGAGTGCTGGAAGCATCTCAGCACAATTAAAGGTTATGTAAAATTTTATGAGAGGGAAAAATAATGTATAGTAACTCTATAGACGCACAAGCCCAGATGATGTCTAAAAATATGAATATTCCTAAGATAGATGAAAATTCTAAAGAAGACAAACTAAGAGAACAGACTGATGCTTTTGAATCTGTAATACTTAAGATGCTGATGGACAATGCTATGAAAGATGAGAAAAATCTCTTTACCGAGCAAAATGATCCAGGTGAGAAGATTTATAAGTCCATGTACAGAGACGAGCTTGCAAAAGCAAGTGCTGGTGGATTTGGTTTTTCACAGATGCTTTATGACTTTTTGAGCGAGAAACGCTAGATATTAGGTTGAAGTATTTTTGAGTTTTGTCGATATAGATGTAATATGAAAAAGTCTATGATGACAAAAAAAGGATGAGTGATGATTTCTCAACTAAATAGTTCTGCTATTCGCAGTTTGCACGCTAGTAATTTTGGTGAGTCAAAAGAAGCTGGTAAAACTAATACAAATATAACAAAACAAGGTGATACGAGCAAAATCGAGCGTATAAAAGAAGCGATTGATTCGGGTGAGTATAAAATCAACCTAGAAGAACTCTCAAAAAAGATAGCACAAGAGTTACTTTAGGTTTAAGATAAAGATAGGAGTTAAAATGTTGTCTCATCATTTACAGGGAGCGTTAGCTGATTTAAGAGATTTGATACAAATTACAGAGTCTGATATTGCAGATATTAAAGAAGCTAAAAATGATCCGCAATTTGATAGGTTGTCATTGAAAGAGGAAAAATTAAAAAGTTTTGAGACTAAAAAAGCTATGATTGACCATGAGATATCTTCTTTGATGAGTAAAAACCCTGATATGGATCTCCCACAACTCCTAAGTAAAGAGCAACATAGCCAGTTAGATGACCTAAAAATAGAACTAAACAAGCTAAGAGATGTAAATAAACACTACGCAAGACTTGTTTTAGTAGTTAGTAACTTGTACAACACATTTTTGGAAAAAATAGTACCAACAGAGATGCAGGGTTACAGCAAAGTGGCATCTAAAAACTCATCTATCTTGCAAGTGAGAGTGTAATATGGCATCTATATTTAACGCATTGCATATTGGTTATACAGGGTTACAAGTAGCTCAAACAGGTATCAATACGACTGGGCATAATATTTCAAACGCAGAAGTTGAGGGTTATAGCAGACAAAGAGTTGTCGCAAAAGCAGCTACTCCACTTAGTACGTACCCTGGAAATGTTGGAAATGGTGCTGAGGTTCAAGATATCAAAAGAATCTTTGATAACTTTGTTTTTGATAGATATAGTGCAGTATCTAGAGATAAAGAGTATAGTGATTTTGAGAAAAAAACTCTAGATGAACTCTCAACTTATTTTCCAGAGATCGACGGAGTTGGTATAAAAGCTGACTTGACAAAGTATTATGATATGTGGCAAACATTTGCTGATAACCCTGATAATGATGCGATAAAACTAGCACTTACAACTCAGACAGAGACGCTAACACAACACATTTCATCTACGCAAAATCAAGTAAAGTCTCTCCAAAGTCAACTAAATGACCAACTTAGCGTAAATATAAATGAAGTTAATTCTATAGCTCAAAAGATAGCGGATATAAACAAGTCAATAGATATTGCAGAAGCTGGGGATACATTTACAGCAAATGACTTAAGAGACCAAAGAAATGTCTTAGAGAGAAGCTTATCTAAACTTATTGGGGCTGAAGTAAACTCAGGAGAATTAACATCAAATATACAAATAGATAGTTCATCAAATACAAAAACAGGAAGTTATAGCATCCATGTAAATGGCTTTAATATAGTAGATGGAAACACGCATCACCCTATACATATCTCTAATGAAGATAATCCAAATGGCTTTTATGAAGTGGCATATGAGAGGCAAGATGGTACTCTTATACCTATGGATGAAAAAATTAATGGCGGAGTTGTAGGCTCAATACTGAATCTTCGTGGAGGATCTATTGATACGACTAGTGGCATGCCAACTGATGGAGTTATCCAAAATGTAATATCTCAAATGGACGCTTTTGCAAAAGGACTTATAGAGTCAACTAACAACATTTACGCAAGAGCTGCTACAACCAAAATGGAGTCAAATGAGACAACTTTAAATTCTACAGATGCTATTATGAACTCACTAAATATAAATGAAGGCACTTTTAGCGTAGTAGTATATGATATAGATGGAAATGTAACATCATCTAGAGATATAACTATAAATCAGGCAACTACTATGACTGGAGCAGTTGGTTCAAACTCTATCCAAGGTCAATTAGAAGCACAAAAGGATGACAATGCCGATGGTAACGCTAACAATGATATAGATGACTTTATAAGCTTTAATTGGGCGTCGTTTAAAAATGGAAAAAGTGGAATGGAGCTTACTCTTGATCCTGCTGCAGAGTCAAAAGGTTACACTTTTGCTCTTCATGATACTTTAAAAAATGACTCTTATAAATCAGGAACTAACTTTGCAGGAGCTATGGGGTTAAACAGATATTTTGATGGAGATGATGCACAAAGTATAGAACTAAATTATGCAATAGCCAACGATCCTACTTTGGTATCGGCTGGACAAACTCCTTCATCTGGAGATAATGTTGTAGCACTAAACATGGTTCAACATCAGTATGAAAAATTTGATTTTCAAGTTGGTTCTCAAAAGTATGATCTAACAACTTATGCTATGTTTGATTTAACAGCTACAGAAGTTGGTAGTAAAACTATGGCGGCAACTCTAAGAAATGAGACTATTACAACGCAATTTAGAGCTACAGAGATGGAGTATGATTCAGTCTCTAAAGTTAGTATAGATGAAGAGATGACAAACTTAATTAAATATCAAACTTCATATGGTGCTGCTGCAAAGGTTATTACTACAGTTGATCAAATGATGACTACACTTCTTGGCATCAAGCAATAAAGAAGATGCCAAAAGTTAGCATCGCAATTCTGTTTTGCATCTTTACTTTTTCTTTTTTTGGCTCTATTTTTTATGGAGTTGATGCTTACGCACTACAAAGTAACTCTATACTTGTTCCTCCATCACTAGAACATCCCCTAGGAACTGATAGACTAGGCAGAGATATATTAGCTAGACTTATAGAGGGTGGAAAAATCTCACTTATCATTGGTGTTGGTAGTGCTTTTATAGCTTCCATGATAGGTTTGATACTTGGCTCGATGGCAGGCTACTTTAGAGGAGCAGTTGATAAATCTTTTGTCATTATAGTTGATCTTTTTTTAACGTTTCCTACATTTTTTTTACTTCTTGCTCTTGTGAGTTATGTAAATGCCTCTGCATGGGTTTTAATAATTATCATCTCCATCACAGGTTGGATGACAACTGCTAGACTTATCCGCTCAGAGAGTTTTAGCATCACAAGCCAACCATATGTAAAGATACTAAACATAGCAAAAGTATCTAAAATAAAGATACTTTTTAAGTACTACACACCTCTTTTAGCTCCCATCTACTTTGTAAGCTTTACTTTTGGAGTTGGCGGAGCAATACTCGCAGAGTCAGGACTTAGTTTTTTAGGTCTTGGCATTGTAGCTCCTCAGATGAGTTGGGGTACAATTTTAAGCGGAGGAAAAGAGGTTATAGAGATAGCGTGGTGGGTTAGTTTTTTTCCAGGTTTGATGATATTTTTAGTAACCTTTTCACTTATAAATATCTCTAACTATCTCCAACAACTCACAAATCAAAAACAGATACAGAGCTAAAGGCCAATAATGAAAGAGAGAAATTTTGGTTACGTATTTATAGTTTGTGCAAGTGTTATAATTATTTTAGCAGGTATAAAAAGTGCTTCAGAGATAGTTGTACCATTTTTACTCTCGCTTTTCATCGCTATAATTCTCTCTCCATTTTATAACTATTTTAACAAAAAGGGATTGCCAAATGCCCTATCACTCACTTTAGTTATGAGTATATTTGTAATATTTTTGTTACTTGTGGCAAAGCTTATTGGCTCTTCAGTTCAAGAGTTTAGCTCAAACATCTATATTTATGAACAACAACTCTCAAGTAGTTTTGATAAACTTTTTGAGATTTTTACGAGTATGGGATTTGATCTGCCAAAGAGCGAACTCTTAAGCATTATAGACCCAAAGCAGATTATGCAACTCTCAAGTGGCATAGTTCAAGGCATTGGTTCTATGTTTACAAACGGTTTCGTGATTTTACTAAGTGTTATTTTCATGCTCTTAGAATCAGAGCATTTTACTCAAAGAATAGCGTTTGCAA is a genomic window of Sulfurimonas hongkongensis containing:
- a CDS encoding rod-binding protein, with product MYSNSIDAQAQMMSKNMNIPKIDENSKEDKLREQTDAFESVILKMLMDNAMKDEKNLFTEQNDPGEKIYKSMYRDELAKASAGGFGFSQMLYDFLSEKR
- a CDS encoding ABC transporter permease, coding for MPKVSIAILFCIFTFSFFGSIFYGVDAYALQSNSILVPPSLEHPLGTDRLGRDILARLIEGGKISLIIGVGSAFIASMIGLILGSMAGYFRGAVDKSFVIIVDLFLTFPTFFLLLALVSYVNASAWVLIIIISITGWMTTARLIRSESFSITSQPYVKILNIAKVSKIKILFKYYTPLLAPIYFVSFTFGVGGAILAESGLSFLGLGIVAPQMSWGTILSGGKEVIEIAWWVSFFPGLMIFLVTFSLINISNYLQQLTNQKQIQS
- a CDS encoding flagellar basal body P-ring protein FlgI gives rise to the protein MKIFLLLLLTLSTIWATKINDVANIVGVRENQIIGYSLVVGLQKTGDGTTSKFTLQSISNMLKAMNIDMNPIDIKSKNVAAVVVTANLAPFARQGDKFDITVSSIGDAKSLEGGTLLMTPLKGVDGKIYALAQGHISIGGKNTRGAGSESHPTVGIVYEGGFVEREINIDLYNQEYANLSLKESNFKNSVAIQRAINDFYNTQVAVAMDPRTIRLKKPQNKSMIEFLAEVQGIDMDYKPKNKIIINERTGTIIAGVNIEVKPVVLTHGDITIKILEQDNLSQPEGALTVDNDLVIGLNQNELYTKRGTTTVANVVRSLQKLGATPKDIIAILEAMKSAGSISAQLKVM
- a CDS encoding flagellar biosynthesis anti-sigma factor FlgM yields the protein MISQLNSSAIRSLHASNFGESKEAGKTNTNITKQGDTSKIERIKEAIDSGEYKINLEELSKKIAQELL
- the flgK gene encoding flagellar hook-associated protein FlgK — encoded protein: MASIFNALHIGYTGLQVAQTGINTTGHNISNAEVEGYSRQRVVAKAATPLSTYPGNVGNGAEVQDIKRIFDNFVFDRYSAVSRDKEYSDFEKKTLDELSTYFPEIDGVGIKADLTKYYDMWQTFADNPDNDAIKLALTTQTETLTQHISSTQNQVKSLQSQLNDQLSVNINEVNSIAQKIADINKSIDIAEAGDTFTANDLRDQRNVLERSLSKLIGAEVNSGELTSNIQIDSSSNTKTGSYSIHVNGFNIVDGNTHHPIHISNEDNPNGFYEVAYERQDGTLIPMDEKINGGVVGSILNLRGGSIDTTSGMPTDGVIQNVISQMDAFAKGLIESTNNIYARAATTKMESNETTLNSTDAIMNSLNINEGTFSVVVYDIDGNVTSSRDITINQATTMTGAVGSNSIQGQLEAQKDDNADGNANNDIDDFISFNWASFKNGKSGMELTLDPAAESKGYTFALHDTLKNDSYKSGTNFAGAMGLNRYFDGDDAQSIELNYAIANDPTLVSAGQTPSSGDNVVALNMVQHQYEKFDFQVGSQKYDLTTYAMFDLTATEVGSKTMAATLRNETITTQFRATEMEYDSVSKVSIDEEMTNLIKYQTSYGAAAKVITTVDQMMTTLLGIKQ